The Streptomyces sp. NBC_00510 genomic interval GGCGCCGTGGCCCGCGCCGAAGTTCGACCTGTCCGAGCCCTCGACCCTGATCACCCTGAGCTACACCGCCGCGACGGCCGCCGCACCGGTCTTCCTGGGCCAGCTCGTGCAGGCCCGGCGGGACCTGTCGCTGCGGCTCACCGAGATCTCGGAGGCCCGTGACCACGAGCGGCTGCTCACCGCGCAGACCGTACTGGCCAAGGAACGCGCCCAGCTCGCCCGCGAGATGCACGACGTGGTCTCCCACCAGGTCAGCCTGATCGCCGTACGGGCCGGGGCGCTCCAGGTCGGCACGCAGGACGCCGAGGTCAAGGAGGCCGCGGCGACGATCCGGCGGCTGAGCGTGCAGACCCTGGACGAGCTGCGGCACATGGTGAGCGTGCTGCGCGCCGCCGGCGGCCGGCCCACGGAGCTGACCCCGCAGCCTTCCCTCGCGGACCTGGAACGGCTGGTGAGCGGCAGCGGCATCGAGGCCGAGCTGCAACCTGACCTGCCGGACGGGCTGCCGCCGACGGTGCAGCGCGCGGTCTACCGCACCGTCCAGGAGGCGCTGACCAATGTGCGCAAGCACGCGCCCGGGGCCTCTGCACGGGTCCGTATCCACCGCCAGGGCGGCACCGTCCGGGTCACGGTCACCAACACCGCCCCCACCCGGCCCGCGCTCCCCCTGCCCAGCGCCCACTACGGCCTCGTGGGCCTGCGGCAACGCGCCGCGCTGCTCGGCGGCACCGTCACCTCGGGCCCGACCGCCGACGGCGGCTACGAGCTCAGGCTGGAACTGCCCGCCGCGGGCACCTGAAGCGGCGCCGCCCGGCCCCGCTCCGCGGCCGCCGCCCGCACCCGGCGTGCCAGGAGCTTGCCGAGCTCCCACAGCAGCAGCAGGACGACGGCGGACAGCAGGGCCCAGCCGAACTGCCGCAGGTTGATCCCGGTGGTGCCCAGGATGCGCCGGAAGCCGTCCATCTGGGTCACCAGGACGGCGAGGACGAACTCGCCCAGGGCCGCCCAGTTCATCTGCTTGCTGTCGAAGGTGGTGGTCGTGAGGACGGAGGCGGTTTCGCTGCGGCACTCGAACGCGGCCACGATCAGGCAGAGCGCGAAGGCGGTGAAGGCCATCGAGTTGCCGACGGCGGCGCTGTGGAAGTGGCTCTCCCCCACCTTGATCAGGGCCAGCAGGATGGCGGTGATCGCCAGCCCGCTCAGCCCCACGGTGATCAGCACGGGCCTGGTGAGCACGGACTGCCCCCGGGGCCGGGGCGTGCGGCGCATCAGGCCGGGGCTCTCCTGGTCGAAGCCGAGGGCGAAGCCGAAGGGGGCGTTGACGACGAAGTGCACCCACAGGACCTGGGCGGGGGTGAAGGGTTCACCGGCGGCGATGTTGAGCAGGGTCGCGCCGAGGAAGGTCAGGACGAAGGTGACCAGCAGCAGGAGGACGAAGCGGATGTACTTGGTGAGGTTGTCGTAGAGCTTCCGGCCCTCCTCCACGGCGTGGATGATCGTGGCGAAGTTGTCGTCGGACAGGATCATGCGGCCGGCGTTCTTGGCGACGTCGGTGCCGCTGCCCATGGCGATGCCGATGTCCGAGGCCTTGATGGCGGGGGCGTCGTTGACGCCGTCGCCGGTCATCGCCACCACCTCGCCCTTCTTCTTGAGGGTGTCGGCGAGCAGGACCTTGTGCTCGGGGGCGACCCGTCCGACCACGCCGATGTCGTCGATGCGGGCGAGGCGTTCCTCCTCCGGCAGGGCGGCGAAGTCCGCGCCGAGCATCGCCTCCCCGGGGATGCCGAGCTGCCGCGCGATGGCGGCGCCGGTGGTGACGTCGTCGCCGGTCACCATGCGGACCCTGATGTGGGCGGCCTGGGCGTCCGCCACCGCGTCCCGGGACTCGTCGCGGGGCGGGTCGATCATGCCGACGAGGCTGGTCATCCGCAGGTCGGTGACGAGGGCGAGGAGGTCGCCGGCGGGGTCGAAGCCGACGGGGTCCAGGTCGCGGGTGGCGGCGGCCATGACGCGGCGTCCCTCGCCGCCCATCCGCTCGGTGGCCCCCTGGGCGCGCCGGCTGAGGTCGTCGTCCCAGGGAACGGTCGTGCCGGCGGACAGCGCGGTCGCGGCCCGTGCCATCACGGCCGGCGCCGCGCCCTTGACGAAGCACCGTACGACCGGGCGGCCCGAGGCGTCGGTGGCCGAGTGGAAGGTGGCCATCAGCTTGTAGCCGGGGTCGAACGGCAGGGTGGCCAGCCGGGGCAGCCGTTCGCGGGTGGCCTCGATGTCCAGCCCGGCCTTGTGGCCGAGGACGAGCAGTGCGCCCTCGGTGGGGTCGCCCACCACCGTGCCGTCCACCAGCTTGGCGTCGCTGGCCACCACGTACGGCAGGATCGCGTCCTCGATGCCCGCGGAGGAGCCCGCGGCGTGGTGGATCCTGCCCTCCAGGCCGTAGCCGGTGCCGGAGACGGTGTAGCGGTCGGTGGGGCTGACCACCTCGACGGCGGTCATCTGGTTCATCGTCAGGGTGCCGGTCTTGTCGGAGTTGATG includes:
- a CDS encoding histidine kinase, whose product is MRFRRPTPMAMDLVVVAVALFDIWVNVDPEEPVRLGCALGGAVALMLRRRLPLVTFVLALPAVLVSDAAFATLAALYTLASLSQRRWLLAGCALAFTIADMAPWPAPKFDLSEPSTLITLSYTAATAAAPVFLGQLVQARRDLSLRLTEISEARDHERLLTAQTVLAKERAQLAREMHDVVSHQVSLIAVRAGALQVGTQDAEVKEAAATIRRLSVQTLDELRHMVSVLRAAGGRPTELTPQPSLADLERLVSGSGIEAELQPDLPDGLPPTVQRAVYRTVQEALTNVRKHAPGASARVRIHRQGGTVRVTVTNTAPTRPALPLPSAHYGLVGLRQRAALLGGTVTSGPTADGGYELRLELPAAGT
- a CDS encoding HAD-IC family P-type ATPase, whose translation is MTVQPKPEGEGPASPEGWYARSPQDVAMAFEVDPDVGLPATRVTELLAAHGPNALPEEKTPPAWRRFLDQYRSYMQIILVAAAVVSFLIAQWSTGILLVLLTLLNAVVGLRQEGKAESAMNALKSMMKATARVRRDGTESEIPAEGVVAGDIVLIAAGDQVPADGRIVRANALQIDESALTGESVPAAKDTGTLPAGATPLGPGDQTNMAFMNTPVTHGSGVLIVTGTGSGTELGKISGMLSATAKEQSPLTKELDDLTLWIAAAAGLTMVVMFALGRARGQEWDALFVSAVSLAIAAIPEALPTVTQVILSVGSLNLARRNAIVKELPSVETLGFTSAINSDKTGTLTMNQMTAVEVVSPTDRYTVSGTGYGLEGRIHHAAGSSAGIEDAILPYVVASDAKLVDGTVVGDPTEGALLVLGHKAGLDIEATRERLPRLATLPFDPGYKLMATFHSATDASGRPVVRCFVKGAAPAVMARAATALSAGTTVPWDDDLSRRAQGATERMGGEGRRVMAAATRDLDPVGFDPAGDLLALVTDLRMTSLVGMIDPPRDESRDAVADAQAAHIRVRMVTGDDVTTGAAIARQLGIPGEAMLGADFAALPEEERLARIDDIGVVGRVAPEHKVLLADTLKKKGEVVAMTGDGVNDAPAIKASDIGIAMGSGTDVAKNAGRMILSDDNFATIIHAVEEGRKLYDNLTKYIRFVLLLLVTFVLTFLGATLLNIAAGEPFTPAQVLWVHFVVNAPFGFALGFDQESPGLMRRTPRPRGQSVLTRPVLITVGLSGLAITAILLALIKVGESHFHSAAVGNSMAFTAFALCLIVAAFECRSETASVLTTTTFDSKQMNWAALGEFVLAVLVTQMDGFRRILGTTGINLRQFGWALLSAVVLLLLWELGKLLARRVRAAAAERGRAAPLQVPAAGSSSLSS